Proteins co-encoded in one Bacillus sp. 2205SS5-2 genomic window:
- a CDS encoding CCA tRNA nucleotidyltransferase has product MTLSKPFSVAIPVLRKIIQAGHEAYFVGGSVRDYLLQRPIQDVDIATSALPQEVKDLFSSTIDVGIEHGTILVKYHSRTYEITTFRSESQYRDFRRPDKVHFIRSLKEDLKRRDFTMNSLAMDENGIIIDPFNGKEDMLNKQIHTVGEASDRFQEDALRMMRAVRFVSQLGFDLSATTTDALKEYGHLLRHIAVERIYAEMQKLLGGKNSSQSLVIIVQTGLFEFLPGMRGRKEELSKLSAYMTFLSSEESFWVLFLFLTKCKQPKECLSQWRMSNVKKNSIYQALSVLNERVRGPLNEHQLYLSGINTALTVEEIYGALENKAVDSNLLKVKYDKLPIKQRSDLAVKGTDLMALGDRSGGPWVKKLLTDIEKAVVERDIENEESSIKEWVKECNLLSEKK; this is encoded by the coding sequence ATGACACTATCCAAACCTTTTTCGGTCGCGATTCCAGTTCTAAGAAAAATAATACAAGCAGGGCATGAAGCTTATTTTGTTGGTGGGTCGGTTCGAGATTATTTGCTCCAGCGCCCTATTCAAGATGTAGATATTGCGACTTCAGCGCTTCCTCAAGAAGTTAAGGATCTATTTTCTTCTACCATTGATGTCGGAATCGAGCATGGGACCATTTTAGTGAAATACCATAGCAGGACTTATGAAATTACTACTTTCCGATCAGAATCTCAGTATAGAGATTTTAGAAGGCCGGATAAAGTTCACTTTATTAGGTCTTTAAAAGAAGACCTCAAGCGCAGAGATTTCACGATGAATAGTCTGGCCATGGACGAAAATGGGATCATTATCGATCCGTTTAATGGGAAAGAAGATATGCTCAATAAACAAATACATACCGTTGGAGAAGCGAGTGATCGATTTCAGGAGGATGCGCTGAGGATGATGAGAGCGGTGCGGTTTGTCAGTCAACTAGGTTTTGATTTATCTGCAACCACGACAGACGCATTAAAAGAATATGGACATCTTTTACGGCATATCGCTGTCGAACGAATTTATGCAGAAATGCAGAAATTACTAGGAGGGAAAAATTCTAGTCAGTCATTAGTAATCATTGTTCAAACGGGGTTGTTCGAGTTTTTACCAGGAATGAGAGGACGGAAGGAAGAGTTATCCAAATTATCAGCTTATATGACTTTCCTTTCTTCTGAAGAATCGTTTTGGGTCCTGTTTTTATTTCTTACGAAGTGTAAGCAACCCAAGGAATGTTTATCTCAATGGCGAATGTCCAATGTGAAAAAAAATTCAATTTACCAAGCATTGTCTGTTCTTAATGAAAGGGTGAGAGGTCCTTTAAATGAGCATCAATTATATCTTTCGGGCATCAATACTGCGCTTACGGTTGAAGAGATCTATGGTGCGCTAGAGAATAAAGCAGTAGATTCAAACTTACTGAAAGTAAAGTATGATAAATTACCTATCAAGCAGAGAAGCGACTTAGCAGTAAAAGGGACCGATTTAATGGCTCTAGGTGATCGCTCAGGAGGACCTTGGGTGAAAAAATTACTAACGGATATAGAAAAAGCGGTTGTGGAGCGGGATATTGAAAATGAAGAAAGTTCCATTAAGGAGTGGGTAAAAGAGTGCAATCTCCTATCAGAAAAAAAATAG
- the bshB1 gene encoding bacillithiol biosynthesis deacetylase BshB1, translated as MTAEYRTDILAFGAHADDVEIGMGGTIAKLAARGKKVVICDLTKASYSSNGTVSLRMEEAKNAANILGVTERRTLDLPDRGLYMKEENIEKIVAIIRAYAPKLVFAPFAVDRHPDHGNASRLVREATFSAGIHKFMAETQDSAHRPKALHYYMINGFHQPDFFVEIDKFMEKKICSLKAYESQFTRGDNGVETPLTNGYIDGVMARERVFGKETGFLYAEGFKTEKAIVLDQDLLGE; from the coding sequence ATGACAGCAGAATATCGAACAGATATACTCGCGTTCGGGGCCCATGCAGATGATGTGGAGATTGGCATGGGTGGAACCATTGCTAAACTAGCGGCTCGAGGGAAAAAAGTAGTGATTTGTGATTTAACAAAAGCGAGTTATTCCTCTAATGGAACCGTTTCATTACGAATGGAAGAAGCTAAGAATGCCGCTAACATTTTAGGTGTGACTGAACGCAGGACATTAGATTTACCTGACCGGGGACTGTATATGAAGGAAGAAAACATAGAGAAAATTGTGGCAATAATCCGAGCTTATGCACCAAAGCTCGTTTTCGCACCATTTGCTGTAGATCGTCACCCTGATCACGGTAATGCCTCAAGGCTTGTTCGAGAAGCGACTTTCTCAGCAGGTATACATAAATTTATGGCAGAAACACAGGATTCTGCTCATCGGCCAAAGGCTCTTCATTACTACATGATTAATGGGTTTCATCAGCCGGATTTTTTTGTTGAAATTGATAAGTTTATGGAGAAAAAAATTTGTTCGTTGAAAGCGTATGAAAGCCAGTTCACAAGAGGAGATAATGGGGTGGAAACTCCGTTAACCAATGGATACATCGACGGGGTGATGGCCCGTGAACGAGTCTTTGGAAAAGAAACTGGATTTCTTTACGCAGAGGGTTTTAAAACAGAAAAAGCCATCGTATTGGATCAAGATTTGTTAGGAGAGTAA
- the panD gene encoding aspartate 1-decarboxylase, translating to MFRTMMNGKIHRATVTEANLNYVGSITIDQDILDAVGMVANEKVQIVNNNNGARLETYIISGERGSGVVCLNGAAARLVQVGDVIIVISYALVSDEKVATHQPKVAVMNEHNHIKEMLYTEPEATVIV from the coding sequence ATGTTTAGAACAATGATGAACGGGAAAATTCATCGGGCAACCGTTACAGAAGCAAATTTAAATTATGTCGGAAGTATTACCATTGACCAAGACATTTTGGATGCAGTGGGCATGGTCGCTAATGAAAAAGTGCAAATCGTGAATAACAATAATGGCGCACGTCTTGAAACGTATATTATATCCGGTGAGAGAGGGAGCGGTGTTGTTTGTTTAAATGGGGCAGCTGCTCGCCTCGTTCAAGTAGGAGATGTAATTATCGTCATATCTTATGCTCTTGTGTCAGATGAAAAAGTAGCTACTCACCAACCAAAAGTTGCTGTAATGAATGAGCATAATCATATTAAAGAGATGCTCTATACTGAACCCGAAGCCACGGTTATTGTATAA
- the panB gene encoding 3-methyl-2-oxobutanoate hydroxymethyltransferase has translation MKKTTSFQKMKEHGEKISMVTAYDYPSAKLTEEAGVEMILVGDSLGMVVLGYGSTVPVTLSDMIHHTKAVKRGAPNTFTVTDMPFMTYHLSREQTLLSAQQLVQEGQAEAVKVEGAGRVIDMIAALTEAGIPVVAHLGLTPQSVGVLGGYKVQGKTADDAQKLIEDAKRCEEAGAFMLVLECVPHQLAQRVSEELTIPTIGIGAGAAVDGQVLVYHDIITYGVDRIPKFVKKYGDANELIRSSLEQFVLEVKTVQFPEEKHTFSMKEEELTSLYGGIK, from the coding sequence GTGAAAAAAACAACTAGTTTTCAGAAGATGAAAGAACATGGAGAGAAAATTTCGATGGTGACAGCATACGATTATCCTTCAGCTAAACTTACAGAAGAAGCGGGGGTGGAGATGATTTTAGTCGGTGACTCGCTTGGTATGGTCGTCCTTGGTTACGGCTCAACCGTTCCGGTTACATTGTCTGATATGATTCACCATACGAAAGCTGTCAAACGAGGTGCTCCTAATACTTTTACTGTGACGGATATGCCGTTTATGACGTATCATCTTTCGCGAGAGCAGACGTTATTATCAGCTCAACAGTTAGTTCAAGAAGGACAGGCAGAAGCAGTGAAAGTAGAGGGAGCTGGAAGAGTCATCGACATGATTGCTGCTCTTACAGAAGCTGGCATCCCCGTCGTTGCTCATCTCGGACTAACTCCTCAATCGGTTGGTGTGCTGGGTGGATATAAAGTCCAAGGGAAAACAGCTGATGATGCTCAAAAACTCATTGAGGACGCCAAAAGATGCGAAGAAGCAGGCGCGTTTATGCTTGTTTTAGAATGCGTTCCTCATCAACTTGCCCAACGTGTGTCAGAAGAACTGACTATCCCGACGATTGGAATTGGTGCTGGAGCTGCTGTTGATGGACAAGTATTGGTTTATCATGATATCATCACCTATGGTGTGGATCGTATCCCAAAATTCGTAAAAAAATATGGGGACGCCAATGAATTAATTCGCAGTAGCTTAGAGCAATTTGTCTTGGAAGTAAAAACAGTCCAATTTCCTGAAGAAAAACATACTTTTTCTATGAAAGAAGAAGAACTAACTTCCTTATACGGTGGAATAAAATAA
- the panC gene encoding pantoate--beta-alanine ligase, whose protein sequence is MMKITTIQELRQTISSLKQKNRTIGFVPTMGFLHEGHLSLMQEARKSHDVVVMSIFVNPLQFGPNEDFDRYPRNMEKDEQLARDHGVDVLFLPSVEEMYPEPASVQMKVIERVNVLCGRTRVGHFDGVAIVVSKLFHLVQPDVAYFGQKDAQQVAVIEGLVNDFNFPLTVVSVPTIREEDGLAKSSRNVYLSQTEREKAAYLYQSLLLGKQLIEQGKRNPLEIRQEIILYLEEHTNGMVDYVEIYSYPQLDSMKELQGKIILALAVHFQKARLIDNIIIDISQPGRIHNV, encoded by the coding sequence ATGATGAAAATCACAACCATACAAGAACTAAGGCAGACAATCTCATCTTTAAAACAAAAAAATAGGACAATCGGATTTGTTCCTACGATGGGTTTTTTGCATGAAGGGCATTTGTCCTTAATGCAGGAAGCAAGAAAGAGTCATGATGTTGTGGTGATGAGTATTTTTGTGAATCCCTTACAATTTGGACCGAATGAAGATTTTGACCGATACCCACGTAATATGGAAAAAGACGAGCAATTGGCTCGAGATCATGGCGTAGATGTATTATTCCTTCCTAGTGTGGAGGAGATGTATCCGGAACCAGCTTCTGTACAAATGAAGGTTATTGAACGTGTGAATGTTCTTTGTGGACGAACACGAGTGGGTCACTTTGATGGAGTGGCTATTGTCGTTTCAAAATTGTTCCATTTAGTTCAACCTGATGTCGCATATTTTGGGCAAAAAGATGCCCAACAAGTTGCGGTCATAGAAGGACTAGTAAATGATTTTAATTTTCCACTTACCGTCGTTTCGGTTCCTACAATTCGGGAAGAAGATGGACTAGCTAAAAGCTCTCGCAACGTGTACCTTTCGCAAACTGAAAGAGAAAAAGCAGCTTATCTTTATCAAAGCCTCTTACTTGGTAAGCAGTTGATAGAGCAAGGAAAACGAAACCCGCTAGAGATAAGGCAAGAGATAATCTTATATTTAGAAGAACATACAAATGGAATGGTGGATTATGTTGAAATATACTCTTACCCACAATTAGATAGTATGAAAGAACTTCAAGGGAAGATCATTCTAGCACTTGCCGTTCATTTTCAAAAAGCACGATTAATTGACAACATCATAATCGATATCAGTCAACCAGGGAGGATTCATAATGTTTAG
- a CDS encoding biotin--[acetyl-CoA-carboxylase] ligase: MQSPIRKKIVEAFAEAQGAFLSGQDLANETGCSRTAVWKHIEELRKEGYELEAVRKKGYRILQAPDKVSEDELLMGLATEKLGRVIHYNDSVESTQKLAHILVHDHVPEGTIVIAEEQTAGRGRLMRKWDSPKYTGIWMSVILRPNLPPQKAPQFTLISAVAVVQAIRELTDVEAEIKWPNDLLINGKKITGILTELVAESDKINAVIIGIGINVNQQVESFSEEIKDVATSIRLEGGKPVSRAALVQQILLKLEKYYSLYMREGFYPIKLLWESYAISIGKDIMARTMNETIYGKAMGITDEGVLLVREESGEIREIYSADIQIQSD; this comes from the coding sequence GTGCAATCTCCTATCAGAAAAAAAATAGTAGAAGCTTTCGCAGAAGCACAAGGCGCTTTCTTATCTGGCCAAGATTTAGCGAACGAGACCGGATGTTCTCGAACGGCAGTATGGAAGCATATAGAGGAATTACGCAAAGAAGGGTACGAGCTAGAAGCGGTTAGAAAAAAGGGGTACCGTATTCTCCAAGCACCTGATAAAGTCTCAGAAGATGAATTGTTAATGGGGCTTGCGACCGAAAAGCTTGGCCGTGTCATTCATTACAACGACTCTGTTGAATCCACGCAAAAGTTGGCTCATATTTTAGTTCATGATCATGTGCCTGAAGGGACCATTGTGATTGCAGAAGAACAAACTGCTGGAAGAGGGAGACTCATGAGAAAATGGGATTCTCCAAAATATACGGGGATCTGGATGAGTGTGATTTTACGACCGAATCTTCCGCCACAAAAAGCCCCTCAGTTTACGTTAATTTCAGCTGTCGCAGTTGTTCAAGCCATCCGAGAATTGACAGATGTTGAGGCCGAAATTAAATGGCCTAACGACTTGTTAATTAATGGTAAAAAAATAACCGGAATTCTAACTGAGCTTGTTGCGGAATCAGATAAAATTAATGCCGTAATCATTGGTATTGGAATCAATGTGAATCAGCAAGTAGAATCTTTTTCAGAAGAAATTAAAGATGTCGCTACATCCATTCGGTTGGAAGGAGGGAAACCAGTTTCCCGAGCGGCACTTGTTCAACAAATATTATTAAAACTTGAAAAATACTATTCTCTATATATGAGAGAAGGGTTTTATCCGATTAAGCTTTTATGGGAAAGTTATGCTATATCAATTGGTAAGGACATCATGGCTCGTACGATGAATGAAACGATTTACGGAAAAGCGATGGGGATAACCGATGAAGGAGTTTTACTGGTAAGAGAAGAGAGTGGGGAAATTCGTGAAATCTACTCGGCTGATATTCAAATACAGTCAGATTGA
- the bshA gene encoding N-acetyl-alpha-D-glucosaminyl L-malate synthase BshA: MKKLRIGITCYPSVGGSGVVATELGKLLAEKGHEIHFITSSMPFRLNKVYRNIFFHQVDINGYSVFQYPPYDIALANKMSEVIKRDKLDILHVHYAVPHAVCAILGKQMSGKDIKIVTTLHGTDITVLGNDHSLKDSIRFGIEKSDYVTAVSQSLVQQTYDLIKPDQAIHTVYNFIDERVYRKIDSHHLREEYGIFPEEKVLIHVSNFRKVKRVEDVIKVFHHVSMKVKSKLLLVGDGPEISMICNMVHELGLKDRVLFLGKQENLEALYSMSDLLLLLSEKESFGLVALEAMACGVPCIGTNVGGIPEVIQNDKNGYICNLGDVADISSKAVEVLSNEVLHHSMSEFAVNSVKNHFHSKRIVKQYEDIYHELMEK, translated from the coding sequence ATGAAAAAGTTGAGAATTGGTATTACGTGTTACCCGAGTGTTGGCGGGTCAGGTGTAGTCGCAACAGAGCTTGGAAAATTACTGGCTGAAAAAGGACATGAAATTCACTTTATCACATCATCCATGCCTTTTCGCTTAAATAAAGTGTATCGAAATATCTTTTTTCACCAAGTTGATATTAATGGCTATTCCGTTTTTCAATATCCACCCTACGATATTGCTTTAGCAAATAAGATGTCTGAAGTTATCAAACGTGACAAACTTGATATCCTTCATGTACACTACGCCGTACCGCATGCGGTGTGTGCAATATTAGGGAAGCAAATGTCAGGAAAAGATATCAAGATTGTCACCACTCTACACGGGACAGATATTACGGTTTTAGGGAATGATCATTCACTTAAGGATAGCATTCGGTTTGGCATTGAGAAATCAGACTATGTAACGGCCGTTTCTCAATCTTTAGTTCAACAAACCTATGACTTAATCAAACCGGATCAAGCCATTCATACCGTATATAATTTTATTGATGAGAGAGTATATCGAAAAATTGATTCTCATCATTTACGAGAAGAGTATGGCATTTTTCCTGAGGAAAAGGTGTTGATTCATGTCTCGAATTTTCGGAAGGTTAAGCGAGTCGAAGATGTAATTAAAGTGTTTCATCATGTGTCAATGAAGGTCAAAAGTAAACTGTTATTAGTCGGTGATGGTCCAGAAATTAGCATGATTTGCAATATGGTACACGAGCTCGGTCTAAAAGATCGTGTCCTTTTTCTTGGAAAGCAAGAAAACTTAGAAGCCCTTTACTCTATGAGTGACTTACTACTTTTATTATCTGAGAAAGAAAGTTTTGGTTTGGTTGCTCTTGAGGCAATGGCATGCGGTGTGCCATGTATTGGGACCAATGTTGGTGGCATTCCAGAGGTCATACAAAACGACAAGAATGGATATATATGTAATTTAGGGGATGTTGCTGATATTAGCTCAAAAGCAGTTGAAGTGTTAAGTAATGAAGTTCTTCACCACAGTATGTCTGAGTTTGCAGTAAACAGTGTGAAAAATCATTTTCACTCTAAAAGAATCGTAAAGCAATATGAAGATATATATCATGAGCTAATGGAGAAATAA
- the mgsA gene encoding methylglyoxal synthase, protein MNIALIAHDEKKDDLIGFAIAYTHIFKDHSLFATGTTGLRIIEATGLAVHRYQSGPLGGDQEIGAMIAKDNLDLILFFRDPLTSQPHEPDVTALLRLCDVYAVPLATNMGTAEILIKGLERGDLTWRSVIKEK, encoded by the coding sequence ATGAACATTGCTTTAATTGCCCATGATGAAAAGAAAGATGATCTCATCGGTTTTGCTATAGCGTATACCCATATTTTTAAGGATCATTCATTGTTCGCCACTGGCACAACAGGGCTTCGGATTATTGAAGCAACAGGGTTAGCTGTTCACAGGTACCAATCTGGTCCTCTCGGTGGAGATCAAGAAATCGGAGCGATGATTGCGAAAGATAATCTAGATTTGATTCTTTTTTTTAGAGATCCTTTAACGTCTCAACCTCATGAACCTGATGTAACAGCACTGCTTCGTCTTTGTGATGTTTACGCTGTGCCTTTAGCTACCAATATGGGAACTGCAGAAATACTGATTAAAGGACTTGAAAGAGGAGACTTAACATGGAGAAGTGTAATAAAGGAGAAATAA